From Mycolicibacterium nivoides, a single genomic window includes:
- a CDS encoding SDR family oxidoreductase, which produces MDSDGRSGGRPTGVPGPSGADSSGGSQSADAPPYPKVVLVTGACRFLGGYLTARLAQNPLIEHVIAVDAVVPSKDLMRRMGRAEFVRADIRNPFIAKVIRNGNVDTVVHAAAASYAPRSGGRATLKELNVMGAIQLFAACQKAPSVRRVVLKSTSEVYGASPRDPVMFSEESSARRPPGDGFARDSMDIEGYARGLARRRPDIGLTILRLANMIGPAMDTALSRYLAGPVVPSVVGHDARLQLLHEQDALGALERATVAGRPGTFNIGASGIIMMSQAIRRSGRLRLPVPRGALSAINSLSRATRYTEIDRDQMNYLSYGRVMDTTRMHRDLGYSPKWTTAEAFDDYVRGRGLTPILDPRWVRSMESRAVGMAQRLGY; this is translated from the coding sequence ATGGATTCTGATGGTCGTTCGGGGGGACGCCCGACGGGAGTCCCCGGGCCCTCTGGCGCGGATTCGTCCGGTGGATCGCAATCCGCCGACGCGCCCCCCTATCCGAAAGTGGTCCTGGTCACGGGTGCGTGCCGGTTCCTGGGTGGTTATCTGACCGCCAGGCTGGCGCAGAACCCGTTGATCGAGCATGTCATCGCCGTAGATGCGGTGGTGCCGAGCAAGGACCTCATGCGTCGGATGGGGCGGGCCGAATTCGTCCGTGCCGACATCCGCAACCCGTTTATCGCTAAGGTGATCCGAAACGGGAATGTGGACACCGTCGTGCATGCCGCGGCGGCGTCCTACGCGCCGAGGTCCGGAGGCCGGGCCACGTTGAAGGAACTCAACGTGATGGGCGCGATCCAGCTGTTCGCGGCCTGCCAGAAGGCGCCGTCGGTCCGTCGGGTGGTACTCAAGTCCACCTCGGAGGTCTACGGCGCGAGCCCGCGTGACCCGGTGATGTTCAGCGAGGAGAGCAGTGCTCGCCGTCCTCCGGGTGACGGGTTCGCCCGCGACAGCATGGACATCGAGGGCTACGCGCGCGGCCTGGCCCGGCGCCGTCCGGACATCGGCCTGACCATCCTTCGGCTGGCCAACATGATCGGGCCGGCGATGGACACCGCGCTGTCGCGGTATCTGGCCGGGCCGGTGGTCCCGTCGGTGGTCGGGCACGACGCACGGCTGCAGTTGCTCCACGAACAGGACGCCCTCGGCGCCCTCGAGCGGGCAACGGTGGCCGGCAGGCCAGGCACGTTCAACATCGGCGCCTCGGGCATCATCATGATGAGCCAGGCGATCCGGAGGTCGGGTCGCCTCCGGCTCCCGGTCCCGCGCGGGGCGTTGTCGGCGATCAATTCACTCAGTCGCGCAACGCGTTACACCGAAATCGACCGCGATCAGATGAACTATCTGAGCTACGGCCGGGTCATGGACACCACGCGTATGCACAGGGATCTGGGCTACAGTCCCAAGTGGACGACCGCCGAGGCGT
- a CDS encoding 30S ribosomal protein bS22, protein MGSVIKKRRKRMSKKKHRKLLRRTRVQRRKLGK, encoded by the coding sequence ATGGGCTCAGTCATCAAGAAGCGGCGCAAGCGTATGTCGAAGAAGAAGCACCGCAAGCTGCTTCGCCGTACTCGGGTGCAGCGTAGAAAGCTCGGCAAGTAG
- a CDS encoding cell division/environmental response transcriptional regulator: MTSMNGPSARDAGDGQPRAQFLTVAEVANLMRVSKMTVYRLVHNGELPAVRVGRSFRVHAKAVHDLLESSYFDAG; the protein is encoded by the coding sequence ATGACGTCTATGAACGGGCCATCGGCGCGGGATGCTGGCGACGGTCAGCCTCGAGCTCAATTTCTGACGGTCGCCGAAGTGGCGAACTTGATGAGGGTCTCGAAGATGACGGTGTACCGGTTGGTGCACAACGGTGAACTGCCTGCTGTTCGTGTGGGCCGATCGTTCCGGGTCCACGCCAAGGCAGTCCACGATCTGCTGGAGTCCTCGTACTTCGACGCCGGCTAG
- the proC gene encoding pyrroline-5-carboxylate reductase — translation MSRIAIIGGGSMGEALLSGLLRAGRQVKDMVVAEKFGDRAKFLSEKYSVQVTSVAAAAQSATYVVIAVKPADVEKVIDEIADAAVRADSDTAEQVFVSIAAGVATSYYENKLPAGSPVIRVMPNSPIVVGGGVSALAPGRFATADQLKDVSAIFDAVGGVITVSESQLDAVTAVSGSGPAYFFLMVEALVDAGVESGLSRAVATDLAVQTMAGSAAMLLERLDEVNAAGGAALDTTPAQLRAMVTSPAGTTAAGLRELERGGLRAAVSNAVQAAKTRSEQLGITSE, via the coding sequence ATGTCGAGAATCGCGATAATCGGCGGCGGAAGCATGGGCGAGGCGCTGCTGTCGGGGCTGTTACGGGCTGGCAGGCAAGTCAAGGACATGGTGGTCGCGGAGAAGTTCGGTGACCGGGCCAAGTTCCTGTCGGAGAAGTACTCGGTGCAGGTGACCTCGGTCGCCGCCGCCGCCCAGAGCGCCACCTACGTGGTCATCGCGGTGAAACCGGCCGACGTCGAGAAAGTGATCGACGAGATCGCCGATGCGGCGGTCCGCGCCGACAGCGACACCGCAGAGCAGGTGTTCGTCTCCATCGCGGCGGGTGTGGCCACGTCGTACTACGAGAACAAGCTTCCGGCCGGGTCGCCGGTGATCCGCGTCATGCCCAACTCCCCGATCGTGGTCGGCGGCGGGGTGAGCGCACTGGCGCCGGGCCGGTTCGCCACTGCCGACCAGCTCAAGGACGTCTCGGCGATCTTCGATGCGGTCGGCGGCGTGATCACCGTCAGCGAATCGCAGCTGGACGCGGTGACCGCGGTTTCCGGCTCGGGGCCCGCGTACTTCTTCCTGATGGTCGAGGCCCTGGTGGATGCGGGCGTGGAATCGGGGCTGTCGCGTGCGGTGGCCACCGATCTGGCGGTCCAGACGATGGCCGGTTCGGCCGCGATGCTGCTGGAACGCCTCGATGAGGTGAACGCGGCCGGAGGCGCCGCGCTGGACACCACACCGGCCCAATTGCGGGCGATGGTGACCTCGCCGGCCGGGACCACCGCCGCTGGGCTGCGGGAACTCGAGCGCGGGGGACTGCGGGCCGCGGTCTCCAACGCCGTTCAGGCCGCGAAAACGCGCTCTGAGCAGCTCGGAATTACATCTGAGTAA
- a CDS encoding thioesterase family protein: MTGSTLFTDAMALTPAGDGVYHGELNEHWTIGPKVHGGAMLALCANAARAELGTSAQPLAVSGNYLWAPDPGAMQVVTTVRKRGRRIGLVDVELRQGDRVAVTVSVTLGEPEHHVPPLLSFNPVVPLMTPEPPPGLEPIGPGHPMEHVVHLAHGCDIRPALHTMGPRTDGGPPVFEYWVRPKGVAPDVLFALLCGDVSAPVTFAVERTGWAPTVQLTAYLRALPADGWLRVMCTSVQIGQDWFDEDHIVVDCEGRIIVQSRQLAMVPAPS; this comes from the coding sequence ATGACTGGCTCCACCCTGTTCACCGATGCCATGGCACTGACGCCGGCCGGCGACGGTGTCTATCACGGTGAGCTCAACGAGCATTGGACGATCGGGCCCAAGGTGCACGGCGGCGCGATGCTCGCGCTGTGCGCCAACGCCGCCCGTGCCGAGCTGGGGACCTCCGCGCAGCCCCTGGCGGTGTCGGGCAACTACCTGTGGGCACCCGATCCCGGTGCGATGCAGGTGGTCACCACGGTGCGCAAGCGCGGCCGCCGGATCGGCCTGGTGGACGTGGAACTCCGGCAGGGGGACCGCGTCGCGGTCACGGTGTCGGTGACCCTGGGCGAACCCGAGCATCACGTGCCGCCGCTGCTGTCGTTCAACCCGGTGGTGCCGTTGATGACGCCGGAACCGCCGCCCGGGCTGGAACCCATCGGACCCGGGCATCCGATGGAGCATGTCGTGCACCTGGCGCACGGCTGCGATATCCGGCCGGCGCTGCACACGATGGGACCGCGTACCGACGGTGGGCCGCCCGTCTTCGAGTACTGGGTGCGACCCAAGGGCGTCGCTCCCGACGTCCTGTTCGCGCTTCTGTGCGGCGATGTGTCGGCTCCGGTGACCTTTGCCGTGGAACGCACCGGTTGGGCGCCCACGGTCCAGCTGACGGCCTATCTGCGGGCATTGCCGGCCGATGGCTGGCTGCGGGTGATGTGCACCTCGGTTCAGATCGGCCAGGACTGGTTCGACGAGGACCACATCGTGGTCGACTGCGAGGGCCGGATCATCGTGCAGTCGCGGCAGTTGGCGATGGTCCCCGCGCCGAGCTGA